The Ranitomeya variabilis isolate aRanVar5 chromosome 7, aRanVar5.hap1, whole genome shotgun sequence genome includes a window with the following:
- the LOC143786246 gene encoding uncharacterized protein LOC143786246: MCCIVTFFCFLFPGNRVIVRWRSLRDRFKREFNKEMQAPSGSRGRRSRYKHSRALSFLRSTLLSRSTVSSTREPASELHPSGAIPQGSATVDHVDPSVSAPSLLCDPSAPSTSAGAAGWTSSLEAAGDEMEFPLPHPSDTAATSRPPLGSGRQRQRGQERSYAPEFLHLNAAFQNAIKLLGEQTSAGYNMLHKCILELGSRLDRMQSDANQSPRHCFFQSVLRHMENLTPDLQMHVMQGCHTALVQAMSQAPPPTLHVSTPFPSQVAVYPPVRPPPVRPPPVHPPPVHPPPVHPPSTPSPYLSSPLSISQFLPSPFHSSPLTSPFPIPPTPSPYLPQTTSVPQLPAQPHVFTTHSTSVPPRDVLSPPIDVAHPVSPSATKSTPNYENL; this comes from the exons atgtgttgtatagtaacctttttttgctttctctttccaggtaacagggtaatcgtgcggtggcggtcactgagggatcgcttcaagagggagttcaacaaggagatgcaggccccgagtggatctagaggacgcaggagcaggtataagcattccagagccctgtcgttcctccggtcgacgctgctgagcagaag tactgtcagcagcactcgggagcctgcatcagagttgcacccctctggagcgatccctcagggGTCCGCCACCGTGGACCACGTCGACCCTTCTGTGTCtgcaccttcccttttgtgtgatccctcggccccatccaccagcgctggagcagcagggtggacttcgtcacttgaagctgcaggtgatgagatggagttccctttaccccacccctctgacactgccgcaacatctagaccacctttggggtcaggacggcagcgccagagaggtcaggaaaggagctatgcgcctgaatttttgcatttgaatgcagccttccagaatgccatcaagcttttgggtgagcaaacgtctgctgggtacaatatgcttcaCAAATGCATATTGGAACTcggcagtcgtctggataggatgcagtcagatgcaaaccagtcaccaagacactgcttttttcagtcagtcctcaggcacatggagaatctaactcctgacctgcagatgcatgtgatgcaaggctgccacactgctctagtgcaggcgatgtcccaagcccctccacccacccttcatgtttcaacacctttcccctctcaagtcgccgtctatcctcccgtccgtcctcctcccgtccgtcctcctcccgtccatcctcctcccgtccatcctcctcccgtccatcctccttctactccttcgccatacctttcttcccccctcagtatttcccagttcctaccttcccctttccattcttcccctttaacttcaccgttcccaatcccaccaacaccttcaccatacctcccacaaaccacatctgtacctcaactccctgcccaacctcatgttttcaccacccattccacttctgttcctccccgtgatgtcctgtccccccctATAGACGTGGCccaccctgtcagcccctccgctactaagtccaccccaaattatgagaacctttaa